A region of Streptomyces deccanensis DNA encodes the following proteins:
- the egtB gene encoding ergothioneine biosynthesis protein EgtB — translation MTAPETPAPTTGADPDILRERALAALTTARARTALLTTAVDEPDLTAQHSPLMSPLVWDLAHIGNQEELWLLRNVAGREAMRPDIDGLYDAFEHPRSERPSLPLLPPEEARGYLAEVRGRALDVLESIDFHGTRLTDAGFAFGMIAQHEQQHDETMLITHQLRKGPAVLSAPDPEPVPLFTGPVEVLVPGGEFTMGTSDEPWALDNERPAHRRTVPAFHIDTTPVTNGAYQAFIEDGGYDDARWWTAEGWDHIRAHGIHAPLFWRRDGRQWLRRRFGVTEVVPADEPVLHVCWYEADAYARWAGRRLPTEAEWEKAARHDPVTGRSARYPWGDADPEPEHANLGQRHLRPAPAGSYPAGESPLGVRQLIGDVWEWTSSDFLPYPGFTAFPYKEYSEVFFGPEYKVLRGGAFAVDPVACRGTFRNWDYPIRRQIFSGFRTARDASPEVV, via the coding sequence ATGACCGCACCCGAGACGCCGGCTCCGACGACCGGCGCCGATCCCGACATACTCCGGGAGCGCGCGCTGGCGGCGCTGACCACGGCCCGGGCCCGCACCGCGCTCCTGACCACCGCCGTCGACGAACCCGATCTCACCGCGCAGCACTCGCCGCTGATGTCGCCCCTGGTGTGGGACCTCGCCCACATCGGCAACCAGGAGGAGCTGTGGCTGCTGCGGAACGTCGCCGGGAGGGAGGCGATGCGGCCCGACATCGACGGGCTGTACGACGCCTTCGAGCATCCGCGCTCCGAGCGGCCCTCGCTGCCGCTGCTGCCGCCCGAGGAGGCCCGCGGGTATCTGGCGGAGGTGCGCGGCCGGGCGCTGGACGTGCTGGAGAGCATCGACTTCCACGGCACCCGGCTCACCGACGCGGGCTTCGCCTTCGGCATGATCGCCCAGCATGAACAGCAGCACGACGAGACGATGCTGATCACCCATCAGTTGCGCAAGGGACCGGCGGTGCTGTCGGCCCCGGACCCGGAGCCGGTCCCGCTGTTCACCGGACCGGTCGAAGTCCTCGTCCCCGGCGGCGAGTTCACGATGGGGACCTCGGACGAGCCGTGGGCGCTGGACAACGAACGGCCCGCGCACCGGCGGACCGTCCCCGCGTTCCACATCGACACCACGCCGGTGACGAACGGCGCGTACCAGGCGTTCATCGAGGACGGCGGGTACGACGACGCGCGCTGGTGGACGGCCGAGGGCTGGGACCACATCCGGGCGCACGGCATCCACGCGCCGCTGTTCTGGCGGCGCGACGGCCGGCAGTGGCTGCGGCGGCGCTTCGGGGTCACCGAGGTGGTACCGGCCGACGAGCCGGTGCTGCACGTGTGCTGGTACGAGGCCGACGCCTACGCCCGCTGGGCGGGGCGGCGGCTGCCCACGGAGGCCGAGTGGGAGAAGGCCGCCCGGCACGACCCGGTCACCGGACGCTCCGCCCGCTACCCGTGGGGTGACGCCGACCCGGAGCCCGAGCACGCCAACCTGGGTCAGCGGCATCTGCGCCCGGCACCGGCCGGCAGCTATCCGGCGGGGGAATCCCCCCTGGGGGTACGGCAGTTAATCGGTGACGTGTGGGAGTGGACGTCGAGTGACTTCCTGCCCTACCCGGGGTTCACGGCGTTCCCGTACAAGGAGTACTCGGAGGTGTTCTTCGGCCCCGAGTACAAGGTGCTGCGCGGTGGCGCGTTCGCCGTGGACCCGGTGGCGTGCCGGGGGACGTTCCGCAACTGGGACTATCCGATCCGGCGGCAGATCTTCAGCGGCTTCCGCACGGCGCGGGAC